The Sphaerisporangium siamense genome includes the window GGAGCCGCACGAGTTGTTGCCGATCATCCCGCCGATCGTGCAGTGGTCGTGCGTGGCGGGCCTCGGGCCGAACTCCAGCCCGTACCCGGCGAGCCGCGCGTTGAGCGTGTCCAGGACGATGCCCGGTTCGACCAGGCAGGTCCTGGCCTCGGCGTCGACGTCCAGCAGCCGGTGGCAGTACTTGGACCAGTCCAGCACGACCGCGGTGTTGGTGCACTCCCCCGCCAGGCTGGTCCCTCCGCCGCGGGACAGCAGCGGCGCCCCGTGCCGCCGGCAGACCGCCACCGCCGCGACGGCCGCCTCGACGGTGCGGGGGCACACCACCCCGAGGGGGATCTGCCGGTAGTTGGACGCGTCGGTGGAGTAGGCGCCGCGCATGGTGGCGTCGAACCGCACCTCGCCGTGCACGGCCGCCTCCAGGTCGCGCCGCAGCGCCGCCACGTCGACCGGGGCCGCGGGCTCGGGACGGCGTCCGGTCAGGCCCGGAGGGCGCTGGGTGACGGCGCTCACGACCGCAGCTCGCTGATCTTGTCGCGCGCGACCGTGGCGAGGATGGCGGCCTTGTGCGGCTGGCCGCGCAGGAACGCCTCGGTGAACGCCTTGGCCTGCTCGTACTTGACCTTGCCCGGCATCGGCGGCTCGTTCGGGTTCACGTCGCAGTCCACCAGCGCGGGTCCCGGGTGGGCGAACGCCCGCCGGATCGCGTCCGGCAGGTCCCCCGGCTCCTTCACCTTGGCGCCGAACGCCCCGCACCCGCGTGCCCAGGACGAGAAGTCGGCCTCCGGCTGCCGGTGGCGCACGGCGTACTCGGGATAGCCGAGGATGATCTGCTCCCAGAGGATCTGCCCGTAGGAGTTGTTGTTGTTGATCACGACCTTGATGGGCAGCTCGTGCCGTACGGCGGTCAGGAAGTCGGCCATCAGCATCGCGAACCCGCCGTCGCCGACGAACGCGACGACCTGCCGGCCGGGGAAGGCGTGCTGGATGCCGATCGCGTACGGCAGTCCCGGGGCCATGGTGGCGAGGTTGCCCGACAGGTAGAACTCCCGGCCGCCGCGTATCGTCCAGTGCCGCGCCGCCCACGTGGCGATGGTCCCGGAGTCGCAGGTGAGAACGGCGTCGTCGCCGGCGGCCTCGTCCACGCACGAGATGAGGTACTGCGGGGCGATGGGGTTACGTGACGGGTTCTGCAGCGCCTTCATGTCCGCCCGCCAGGCGTCCATCTTGCGCTGGTACTTGGTCAGGAACGACCGGTCGGAGGCGGGTTCCAGCATGGGCAGGAGCTGCTGGAGCGCCAGCTTGGCGTCCGCGGCGACCGGCGCCTCGGTGGGCCGTCTCATGCCGACCAGGCTGGGCTCGTCGTCGATCTGCACCACGCGCGCCTGGCCGTCGGGCGGCAGGTACTTCCCGTACGGGAACGAGGTCCCGACCATGAGCAGGGTGTCGCATTCCTCCATGAGTTCCTCGCTGGGCGCGGTGCCCAGCAGGCCGAGGCCGCCCGTGGTCAGCGGGTGGTCGTCCGGCACCACGAGCTTGCCGGGGAGGGTCTTCACGATGGGGCTGGCCAGCCGCTCCGCCACCGCCAGCACCTCCCCGCGCGCGTGCCGGGCGCCGACGCCGACGAGCATCGCGACGCGCTCGCCCGCTCCGAGCACCTCCGCCGCCCGCGCCAGGTCCTCCTCGGCCGGCCGCAGCGGCGGCCGCGAGTAGGTGGGCACGCTGTTCGGCGGGCTGCCGGGCCCGACGTGCCGGTACGGGTCCTCGGTGACGGCCGCGACCTGGACGTCGTTGGGGAAGGTCAGGTGGGCCACCGTGCGCCGCGACAGCGCGGTCCGCACGGCCAGGTCGACCACCCCGGGAAGCTGCTGCGGGTTGGTGATCATCAGGTTGTAGGCCGCGACGTCCTGGTAGAGCCGGTCGAGGTGGACCTCCTGCTGGTAGTGCGTGCCGAGGACCGACGTCTCCTGCATCCCGGTCAGCGCCAGGACGGGCACGTGGTCGAGCTTGGCGTCGTACAGGCCGTTGAGCAGGTGGATGGCTCCGGGGCCTGAGGTGGCGGCGCACACGCCGAGCCTGCCGGTCGCCTTGGCGTAGCCGGTCGCCATGAAGGCGGCCGCCTCCTCGTGGTGCACGAGCACGAACCGGAGCTTGTCGCGGTGGCGGCGGAAGCCCTCCATCAGGCCGTTGATGCCGTCGCCGGGCAGACCGAAGATCGTGTCGACTCCCCAGGCCACCAGGCGCCTGGCCAGGCTCTCTCCGACGATTTC containing:
- a CDS encoding thiamine pyrophosphate-dependent enzyme; the encoded protein is MKEIVGESLARRLVAWGVDTIFGLPGDGINGLMEGFRRHRDKLRFVLVHHEEAAAFMATGYAKATGRLGVCAATSGPGAIHLLNGLYDAKLDHVPVLALTGMQETSVLGTHYQQEVHLDRLYQDVAAYNLMITNPQQLPGVVDLAVRTALSRRTVAHLTFPNDVQVAAVTEDPYRHVGPGSPPNSVPTYSRPPLRPAEEDLARAAEVLGAGERVAMLVGVGARHARGEVLAVAERLASPIVKTLPGKLVVPDDHPLTTGGLGLLGTAPSEELMEECDTLLMVGTSFPYGKYLPPDGQARVVQIDDEPSLVGMRRPTEAPVAADAKLALQQLLPMLEPASDRSFLTKYQRKMDAWRADMKALQNPSRNPIAPQYLISCVDEAAGDDAVLTCDSGTIATWAARHWTIRGGREFYLSGNLATMAPGLPYAIGIQHAFPGRQVVAFVGDGGFAMLMADFLTAVRHELPIKVVINNNNSYGQILWEQIILGYPEYAVRHRQPEADFSSWARGCGAFGAKVKEPGDLPDAIRRAFAHPGPALVDCDVNPNEPPMPGKVKYEQAKAFTEAFLRGQPHKAAILATVARDKISELRS